A single genomic interval of Camelina sativa cultivar DH55 chromosome 11, Cs, whole genome shotgun sequence harbors:
- the LOC104727740 gene encoding uncharacterized protein LOC104727740, producing the protein MDNTAETKLLLFDSICSEIIGESAPSVLGGSVDEIVDPENLLDPVKSLIGKTYLFLVNVEKANIWDGKDTYKVSKVLVKDGLIEEQLLENSSENVNATSIVYGDQGVLMLENSPHTTDSITPSFKRVYPANGATSDQNSASKKLCIEPIDLEKCYSEFGAEGVNEQSEGSNMEDGVGKQKEVGNGSGVDNSVIEGKKMMVEVKIKVEKKE; encoded by the exons ATGGACAATACTGCTGAGACCAAATTACTGTTGTTTGACTCAATTTGCTCTGAGATTATTGGTGAATCTGCCCCATCAGTTCTTGGTGGCTCCGTTGATGAG ATTGTAGATCCAGAAAATTTGCTTGATCCAGTGAAAAGTCTTATTGGAAAGACTTATCTCTTTCTGGTAAATGTTGAGAAAGCAAATATATGGGATGGTAAAGACACCTACAAGGTCTCCAAAGTACTCGTGAAAGATGGCCTAATTGAAGAACAGCTGTTGGAGAATTCATCAGAGAACGTCAATGCAACGTCTATTGTATATGGTGACCAG GGAGTTCTCATGTTAGAAAACAGCCCGCATACTACCGACTCTATTACTCCATCCTTCAAGCGTGTTTATCCGGCTAATGGAGCGACTTCTGATCAAAACTCAGCTTCCAAGAAGTTGTGTATTGAACCAATAGATTTAGAGAAGTGTTACTCAGAATTTGGAGCTGAAGGAGTTAATGAACAATCTGAAGGATCAAACATGGAAGATGGGGTTGGAAAGCAAAAGGAAGTCGGTAATGGAAGTGGTGTGGACAATTCAGTCATTGAAGGGAAAAAAATGATGGTCGAAGTTAAGATCAAGGTCGAAAAGAAGGAATGA